A genomic segment from Nasonia vitripennis strain AsymCx chromosome 1 unlocalized genomic scaffold, Nvit_psr_1.1 chr1_random0009, whole genome shotgun sequence encodes:
- the LOC116738632 gene encoding uncharacterized protein F54H12.2-like isoform X1, protein MLSIRMQIEPTVEITEAAKATEYPKVAAINNTLHSLFNQIDVFFNQKLVSPPNNAYSYRAYIETLLNYSKSSMESHLTSGLWYADTPGKWAAPPNTKRTDVNANIGQCNRQYFTQNGKTVDLLGHLHCNVFNQNKFLLNDVELRLRLVRSKDAFCLMDFTDDDKFTIRIKEASLIVRQVKISPGVILAHANALTKATAKYPINRVEVKAFTMHRGILGDTLDNVILGQIPKRIIIGFVGNKAFNGNRKFNPFNFQHFNINYISLYVDGVHIPSKPLQPRFTGEIIYRLVSYTIFWDWNSFSKRSINYLTIGLR, encoded by the coding sequence ATGCTAAGCATTCGTATGCAGATAGAGCCAACTGTTGAAATAACAGAAGCAGCTAAAGCTACAGAGTATCCGAAGGTAGCAGCAATAAATAACACATTACATTCGCTATTTAACCAAATAGACGTTTtctttaatcaaaaattggtttCACCACCAAACAATGCTTATTCTTACCGAGCTTACATCGAAACActgttaaattattcaaagagTAGTATGGAATCACATCTCACGAGTGGACTCTGGTATGCGGATACCCCTGGAAAATGGGCAGCGCCTCCCAATACCAAGCGTACTGATGTAAATGCAAATATTGGTCAGTGTAACCGTCAGTATTTTACCCAGAATGGTAAAACTGTCGATTTACTCGGTCATTTGCATTGCAatgtttttaatcaaaataaatttctgtTAAATGATGTTGAACTGCGATTACGATTGGTTAGGAGTAAGGATGCTTTTTGTTTGATGGATTTTACAGATGATGATAAATTTACTATACGCATTAAGGAAGCTTCACTGATTGTGCGTCAAGTTAAAATAAGTCCAGGTGTTATACTAGCTCATGCTAATGCACTTACAAAAGCCACTGCTAAATACCCAATCAATCGTGTGGAGGTGAAGGCATTTACAATGCATAGAGGTATTCTTGGCGATACACTGGACAACGTTATTCTCGGTCAAATACCCAAAAGAATAATCATTGGATTTGTGGGTAACAAGGCATTCAATGGAAATAGAAAGTTTAATCCATTTAATTTccaacattttaatataaactatatttCTCTTTATGTGGATGGTGTCCACATTCCCAGCAAACCATTGCAGCCTCGATTTACGGGTGAAATTATTTATCGACTCGTTTCATATACTATATTCTGGGACTGGAATTCATTTTCTAAACGAAGCATTAATTATCTCACGATCGGACTACGATGA
- the LOC116738632 gene encoding uncharacterized protein LOC116738632 isoform X2 has translation MVYYAEYYADQIGGGDGGGGVRRVFAGSTYQRGHGGIGSFLSGLFRRVLPYITSGAKAVGKEAIRAGMHVLDDVGNHGSNFKQAVNMRMRESGKNLKHKAADKIAAMMKGSGYKIRAKKRKRQSSKNSSAVRISSKSGRVKKKKKKKKSRVSVRKSTKKKAGKNKPRKKRKQRSVSDIFGST, from the coding sequence atggtttACTACGCAGAATACTATGCCGATCAAATCggtggtggtgatggtggAGGAGGAGTACGTCGAGTGTTTGCAGGTTCAACTTATCAGCGAGGTCATGGTGGAATCGGCAGCTTTTTGAGTGGATTATTTCGAAGAGTTTTACCTTACATTACGAGTGGTGCTAAAGCCGTTGGAAAAGAAGCTATCAGAGCAGGAATGCATGTACTAGATGATGTGGGAAATCACGGAAGCAATTTTaaacaagctgtaaatatgcGCATGCGCGAGTCCGGTAAAAATCTTAAGCATAAAGCCGCTGATAAAATTGCCGCTATGATGAAGGGATCAGGATATAAGATACGCGCTAAAAAGCGGAAGCGTCAATCGTCCAAGAACAGTTCAGCTGTACGCATCAGCAGTAAAAGTGGCCGtgtaaagaagaagaagaagaagaagaagagccgtGTCAGTGTTCGCAAATCTACGAAAAAGAAAGCGGGTAAGAATAAGCcaaggaagaagagaaaacaACGCAGTGTGAGCGATATTTTTGGATCTACatag